GGCCTCCTTCGTCCGTTCCGGCGTCCAGTAGTCCCGCACCTCGTCGGGGCTCTGCCGCACATCGCTGCTGGTGGTCCCGGAGTCCGGCTTCGGCCTGGGGGCCTGGGCGGCCGCCGCGCTACGCCATGCGGCCGCCGCCACGACAGCGGCGAGCAGGACGAGGGCGGTGCCCCATCGGCTCAAGCTACTGCGACGCATCGGACTGCTCCCGTCGGGTTGTCAGGTGACGCCGCCCTGGGCGTCGAACATCGCCTTGACCGCGTCATCGAAGTACGAACTCCGGTTCCAGCCGCCTGTGGCGAGCGTGCTCATCGCTCCGTTGACATACCCCAGACCGTTGGAGTCGTTGAACTCCCGCAGCCACGGGCCGCCGCTCGATCCACCTCCGAAGTCACACTGGAGTTCGATGCGGCCGTCGCTGACCGCTCGCGTCGTGCCCGTGCAGGCCCACTGGAGCTCGCCGCCGTCGCGGTTGCCCGGGTAGCCCATCACGGTCACGGCCTGGGTGCGCGAATAGTTCCAGCTCAGTCCGTGACCGCCGGTGACATTGACGATCTTGTTGCCGTTGAGCGGCCAGGTGGTCACCATCGCCACGTCCCGGCCGAGGTCGCTGCTGCTGATCCAGGAGTTGAAGGTGCGGAACTGCTTGGCGGCGAAGGTGCCGAAGGGGCGGGCACCGGAGCGGTAGCGCGGCGCATACGTCCAGTTTGTCATCCAAGT
This portion of the Streptomyces sp. NBC_01750 genome encodes:
- a CDS encoding trypsin-like serine peptidase, whose amino-acid sequence is MAEPAPTGPGSAAVPAGAATTTTSTPRLAGGAPVDSPAAAAALARYWTPERMRTAISLDRTAGLPRAAESKAGPTGKPGSTAPARGRSDTVRPLINESAAVGKVFFTNPSNGLNYTCSASALNSASKQMLITAGHCVHGGSGGTWMTNWTYAPRYRSGARPFGTFAAKQFRTFNSWISSSDLGRDVAMVTTWPLNGNKIVNVTGGHGLSWNYSRTQAVTVMGYPGNRDGGELQWACTGTTRAVSDGRIELQCDFGGGSSGGPWLREFNDSNGLGYVNGAMSTLATGGWNRSSYFDDAVKAMFDAQGGVT